A DNA window from Aureibaculum sp. 2308TA14-22 contains the following coding sequences:
- the gltB gene encoding glutamate synthase large subunit, whose translation MRKQGLYLPEFEHENCGAGFICNLKGEKTNQIIHDALEILVKLEHRGGVSADGKTGDGAGLLIDIPHEYFQRVCNFEIPKVREYAVGMVFLPKNRNQYKFCKDSFETEILAQGLSILGWRNVPVDATQLGEIALASEPNIEQIFIGKTKDIDETTFKAKLYMARKITEHAIRKSKMSQSDYFYLPSLSNTTLIYKGIIMPEDIGQYYTDLQEKDLVTRLALVHQRFSTNTMPTWELAQPFRYMCQNGEINTLRGNVSRMRIREEIMKSDVFGSQIDKLFPIVLPGKSDSASMDMVVELLTHSGRSLPEIMMMMIPEAWEKHQTMPKERKAFYEYNGCIMEPWDGPASVPFTDGDYVGALLDRNGLRPSRYTVTKSGKLIMSSEIGVVDIAPEDVESHGRLEPGKMFLVDMNEGRIIKDEEIKSKIVSERPYKEWLDKTRLHLKDIPYNNETCPIETIDIKTRQRLFNYTFEDIQEVITPMAIVGKEALGSMGIDTPLAVLSDRPQLISNYFKQLFAQVTNPPLDGIREKIVTDISLNLGKDRNIFSITERQCRKLNIQNPVISNADLEKIRSISIESFKAETIQILYPKAQGLNGLEDALEDIIKQVEKAITRKTNIIILSDRGVNQEFAPIPALLACSYVNHQLNRLRKRSYFDIIIESAEPREPHHFATLFGYGASAINPYMVNEIIRMQVKEGFITGMDEQKAVDNFNAAIGKGILKVMNKIGISTLQSYRGSQIFEIVGFNSQFVEKYFPYTASRIEGIGLYEIEKEINQRYKNAYPDNKIDKKLGLNIGGEYRWRRKGERHLFNPTTVSKLQQAVRLSDQASYDVYAKAINEQSENLMTIRGLFEFDNLNPIPIDEVEPWTEIVKRFKTGAMSYGSISREAHENLAIAMNRIGGKSNSGEGGEDRKRFQKDANGDSRNSAIKQVASGRFGVTSHYLTNAKEIQIKMAQGAKPGEGGQLPGEKVLPWIAAARNSTPFVGLISPPPHHDIYSIEDLAQLIFDLKNANREARINVKLVSEVGVGTIAAGVAKAKADVVLIAGYDGGTGASPLTSLKHAGLPWELGLAEAQQTLVMNKLRSRIVVECDGQLKTGRDVAIAALLGAEEFGFATAPLVASGCIMMRKCHLNTCPVGIATQDKELRKNFRGTPEHVINFFYYIAEELRGIMAQLGFRTLAEMVGQTHKINANKAIKHYKAKGLDLSSILHRPAEYSQMTVKNTEQQVHNLDNVLDFEILKDSHRALYRKEKMTLRYPINNINRTVGAIVSNEISKIYGHLGLPEDTLNINFTGSAGQSFGAFGAYGLTFTLEGNTNDYLGKGLSGAKLIVKKPTKADFIAEENIIVGNVCLFGAVQGEAYINGIAGERFAVRNSGATSVVEGVGDHCCEYMTGGKVIVLGKTGRNFAAGMSGGIAYVYDPENKFVNGLCNTETIEFEEILAEDASNLKVLIEKHVLYTDSKKGQELLANWETSLTNFVKVMPTEYKRALKRLETEEQLVEELTIA comes from the coding sequence ATGAGAAAACAAGGACTATACTTACCAGAATTTGAACATGAAAACTGTGGAGCAGGATTTATTTGCAACCTTAAAGGAGAAAAAACAAATCAAATTATTCATGATGCTCTGGAAATCCTTGTAAAATTAGAGCATCGTGGTGGTGTAAGTGCAGATGGTAAGACGGGAGATGGTGCAGGTTTATTAATTGACATACCACATGAATATTTTCAAAGGGTATGTAACTTTGAGATTCCCAAGGTAAGAGAATATGCTGTTGGGATGGTTTTTCTTCCAAAAAACAGAAATCAATATAAATTTTGTAAAGATTCTTTTGAAACAGAAATTTTAGCTCAAGGTCTTAGCATTTTAGGTTGGAGAAATGTTCCTGTAGATGCTACACAGTTAGGAGAAATAGCTTTAGCTTCTGAACCTAATATCGAGCAAATTTTTATTGGTAAAACTAAGGATATTGACGAGACAACGTTTAAAGCTAAATTATATATGGCACGTAAAATTACCGAGCATGCCATACGGAAATCAAAAATGTCGCAAAGCGATTATTTTTATTTACCAAGTTTATCAAATACCACTTTAATATATAAAGGTATTATTATGCCCGAAGATATCGGTCAGTACTATACCGATTTACAAGAAAAAGATTTAGTGACACGTTTAGCTCTGGTACACCAACGCTTTTCTACCAATACCATGCCTACATGGGAACTGGCTCAACCTTTCAGGTATATGTGTCAGAATGGAGAAATAAACACATTGCGTGGAAATGTAAGTAGAATGCGAATCCGTGAAGAGATTATGAAAAGTGATGTATTTGGGTCTCAAATCGATAAATTGTTTCCTATCGTACTTCCTGGGAAATCAGATTCTGCCTCTATGGATATGGTTGTAGAGTTATTAACGCATTCAGGCCGTTCGTTGCCCGAAATTATGATGATGATGATTCCCGAAGCATGGGAAAAACATCAGACCATGCCTAAAGAACGTAAAGCTTTTTACGAATACAATGGATGTATTATGGAGCCTTGGGATGGACCCGCATCAGTACCTTTTACTGATGGTGATTACGTGGGTGCTTTATTAGACAGAAACGGATTAAGACCTTCAAGATATACCGTTACTAAAAGTGGCAAACTAATCATGTCTTCAGAAATTGGTGTAGTAGATATTGCTCCAGAAGATGTAGAAAGTCATGGTCGTTTAGAACCAGGAAAGATGTTTTTGGTTGATATGAACGAGGGACGCATCATTAAGGATGAGGAAATAAAAAGCAAAATTGTTTCGGAGAGACCATACAAAGAATGGTTAGATAAAACGAGATTACATTTAAAAGATATACCCTATAATAACGAAACTTGCCCAATTGAAACTATCGACATCAAAACAAGGCAGCGATTATTCAACTATACATTTGAAGACATACAAGAAGTAATCACACCAATGGCAATTGTTGGTAAAGAAGCATTGGGTTCAATGGGTATTGATACACCTTTAGCAGTTTTATCTGACAGACCTCAATTGATTTCAAATTACTTTAAACAATTATTTGCACAAGTTACCAATCCACCGTTGGACGGTATTCGTGAGAAAATTGTTACAGATATTAGCTTGAATCTGGGTAAGGACAGAAATATTTTCAGCATTACAGAAAGACAATGTAGAAAATTAAACATTCAAAACCCTGTAATTTCTAATGCGGATCTTGAAAAAATAAGATCTATTTCTATTGAGAGTTTTAAGGCAGAAACCATTCAAATTTTATATCCAAAAGCACAGGGGCTTAATGGACTTGAAGACGCTTTAGAAGACATCATTAAACAGGTTGAAAAAGCAATTACCAGAAAAACTAATATCATCATTTTATCAGATAGAGGCGTAAATCAAGAGTTTGCACCCATACCAGCTTTATTGGCGTGTTCTTATGTTAATCATCAATTAAACAGATTGCGTAAACGTTCTTATTTTGATATCATTATAGAATCGGCAGAACCTCGTGAACCTCATCATTTTGCTACGTTATTTGGTTATGGTGCAAGTGCCATAAATCCATATATGGTCAACGAAATTATCAGAATGCAAGTAAAAGAAGGTTTTATTACAGGCATGGATGAACAGAAAGCAGTCGATAATTTTAATGCAGCTATCGGCAAAGGGATTTTAAAAGTAATGAACAAAATAGGTATCTCTACACTACAATCGTATAGAGGTTCTCAAATTTTTGAAATTGTAGGTTTTAACTCTCAATTTGTAGAAAAATATTTTCCGTATACCGCTTCTCGGATTGAAGGAATTGGCTTGTATGAAATTGAAAAAGAAATTAATCAACGTTATAAAAATGCCTATCCTGACAATAAAATTGATAAAAAATTAGGGTTAAATATAGGTGGTGAATATCGATGGAGACGTAAAGGAGAACGCCACTTGTTCAACCCAACTACAGTTTCAAAATTACAGCAAGCAGTTCGATTGAGTGACCAAGCGAGTTATGATGTGTATGCCAAAGCAATCAATGAACAGTCAGAAAATTTAATGACAATTCGAGGATTGTTTGAGTTTGATAATTTAAATCCCATTCCTATTGATGAAGTTGAACCGTGGACAGAAATTGTAAAACGCTTTAAAACTGGAGCCATGTCTTACGGGTCAATATCGCGTGAAGCTCATGAAAACTTAGCCATTGCAATGAATCGTATTGGCGGAAAATCGAATTCGGGAGAAGGTGGTGAAGATAGGAAACGTTTTCAAAAAGATGCCAATGGCGATAGCCGTAACTCTGCTATTAAACAAGTAGCGTCAGGTCGTTTCGGCGTAACTTCCCATTATTTGACCAATGCTAAGGAGATTCAAATTAAAATGGCTCAAGGTGCAAAACCTGGGGAAGGTGGTCAATTACCTGGCGAAAAAGTATTGCCTTGGATTGCTGCCGCACGTAACTCAACCCCTTTTGTAGGTTTGATTTCTCCACCACCACATCACGATATTTATTCCATCGAAGATTTAGCCCAGCTCATATTCGATTTAAAAAATGCCAATCGTGAAGCGAGAATAAATGTAAAATTGGTTTCGGAAGTTGGTGTAGGCACAATTGCTGCAGGTGTCGCAAAAGCTAAAGCTGATGTAGTACTTATAGCTGGTTATGACGGTGGTACTGGAGCATCACCACTTACCTCTTTGAAACATGCTGGTTTACCTTGGGAACTTGGTCTTGCAGAAGCTCAACAGACTTTGGTAATGAATAAATTACGAAGCCGGATTGTAGTAGAATGTGATGGTCAGTTAAAAACAGGACGAGATGTTGCCATTGCTGCTTTATTGGGTGCTGAAGAATTCGGATTTGCGACTGCACCATTAGTAGCTTCGGGTTGTATTATGATGCGTAAATGTCATTTAAATACGTGCCCAGTTGGTATAGCCACACAAGATAAAGAGCTCCGAAAAAACTTTAGAGGCACACCTGAGCATGTCATCAATTTCTTCTACTACATCGCAGAAGAATTAAGAGGGATTATGGCTCAATTAGGTTTTAGAACCTTAGCAGAAATGGTAGGTCAAACACATAAAATAAATGCCAATAAGGCCATAAAACATTACAAAGCCAAAGGATTAGATTTATCTAGCATTTTACACAGACCTGCTGAATATAGCCAAATGACCGTTAAAAACACTGAACAACAAGTTCACAATTTGGATAACGTATTGGATTTTGAAATTTTAAAAGACTCTCATAGAGCATTGTACAGAAAAGAAAAAATGACCTTGCGTTACCCCATCAACAATATTAACCGTACAGTTGGGGCTATTGTGAGCAATGAAATTTCAAAAATATATGGACATTTAGGTTTACCAGAAGATACATTAAATATCAATTTTACTGGATCTGCCGGACAAAGCTTTGGGGCATTTGGAGCATATGGTTTAACATTTACCCTTGAAGGAAATACAAATGATTATTTAGGAAAAGGACTTTCTGGAGCAAAATTAATTGTAAAGAAACCTACAAAAGCAGATTTTATAGCTGAAGAAAATATCATTGTAGGTAATGTTTGCTTGTTCGGAGCCGTACAAGGCGAAGCGTATATTAACGGAATTGCAGGGGAACGTTTTGCCGTTCGTAATTCTGGTGCAACTTCCGTTGTAGAAGGAGTTGGGGATCATTGTTGTGAATATATGACCGGTGGAAAAGTAATTGTACTGGGTAAAACCGGACGGAATTTTGCCGCAGGCATGAGTGGTGGTATTGCATATGTTTATGATCCTGAAAACAAATTTGTTAATGGGTTATGCAATACAGAAACTATTGAATTTGAAGAAATTTTAGCAGAAGATGCTTCTAATTTAAAAGTATTGATAGAAAAACACGTACTATATACCGATAGTAAAAAAGGTCAAGAGTTACTTGCAAATTGGGAAACCAGCCTAACTAATTTTGTAAAAGTAATGCCAACTGAATACAAGCGTGCCTTAAAACGCTTGGAAACAGAAGAGCAATTAGTAGAAGAATTAACAATAGCATAA
- a CDS encoding ammonium transporter, whose translation MELLTINNVWMMICTALVFFMHLGFSLLEIGMTRQKNTLNILFKNIFIITVGLLLYCLVGFNLMYPSEFNGFIAWPNFGIGLGDMQNSFTNVDGSLYGDGGYTYWTDFLFQGMFAATAATIVSGAVAERIKIGPFMVFVIFYVGIVYPIAGSWKWGGGFLQTLNTPFYDFAGSTLVHSIGGWAALVAVWLLGSRIGKFKNGKPQAIPGHNVPLATAGVLILWLGWFGFNGGSVLSADPGLTSLTLVTTSLAAASGGVLAFLTSTLLYKNYDLTMFLNGILGGLVAITAGADVMSPTNAIVIGSVAGTFIVFGVALIDKLKLDDPVGAIAVHLICGIWGTLAVGIFGALAGWSQFFSQLLGILVYAVFCIITSFIILFTLKKTVGIRVSQREELEGLDVHEHGMDAYPDFRLNEH comes from the coding sequence ATGGAATTATTAACAATAAACAACGTATGGATGATGATCTGTACAGCACTCGTATTTTTTATGCATTTAGGATTTTCACTACTGGAAATAGGTATGACAAGACAAAAAAATACATTGAACATCTTATTTAAAAATATATTTATTATTACCGTTGGGCTACTATTGTATTGCTTGGTAGGTTTTAATTTAATGTACCCAAGTGAGTTTAATGGCTTCATAGCATGGCCAAATTTTGGAATTGGACTAGGAGATATGCAGAATTCATTTACTAATGTGGACGGTTCTTTATACGGTGATGGAGGTTATACCTACTGGACAGACTTTCTTTTTCAAGGAATGTTTGCCGCAACAGCAGCCACCATAGTTTCTGGTGCAGTTGCCGAGCGTATTAAAATTGGTCCATTTATGGTATTTGTAATATTTTATGTGGGTATCGTTTATCCTATTGCTGGTTCATGGAAATGGGGTGGTGGATTTTTACAAACCCTTAACACACCATTTTACGATTTTGCAGGATCAACATTGGTTCACTCTATCGGTGGATGGGCAGCTTTAGTAGCTGTATGGTTATTAGGCTCGCGAATTGGCAAATTTAAAAACGGGAAACCACAAGCCATCCCCGGACATAACGTCCCGTTAGCGACAGCTGGAGTATTAATATTATGGTTAGGTTGGTTTGGCTTTAACGGCGGATCCGTACTTTCAGCTGACCCAGGTCTTACTTCTTTAACTTTGGTAACCACTTCATTGGCCGCAGCTTCAGGAGGTGTTTTAGCATTCTTAACTTCAACATTACTCTACAAAAACTATGATTTAACCATGTTTTTAAATGGTATTTTAGGTGGGCTGGTAGCAATTACAGCTGGTGCGGATGTAATGAGCCCTACAAATGCTATCGTTATAGGAAGTGTTGCCGGAACATTTATTGTATTTGGTGTTGCTTTAATTGATAAATTAAAATTAGACGACCCAGTTGGTGCTATTGCTGTACATTTAATCTGCGGTATTTGGGGTACATTGGCAGTTGGCATTTTTGGAGCCTTAGCAGGATGGTCTCAATTCTTTAGTCAATTACTCGGTATTTTAGTTTATGCTGTCTTCTGTATTATTACATCTTTTATTATCTTATTTACGTTAAAGAAAACGGTAGGTATTCGAGTTTCTCAACGCGAAGAACTGGAAGGTTTAGATGTTCACGAGCACGGCATGGATGCCTATCCTGATTTTAGATTAAATGAACATTAA
- a CDS encoding P-II family nitrogen regulator, whose protein sequence is MKKIEAIIRKSKFIDVKEALHNVDVNFFSYWDVTGLGNEKEAHVYRGVSYSTTDIQRRYLSIVVNDDFEKITINAILKSAATGEVGDGKIFVSDITECYRIRTGEKGGETLKKISK, encoded by the coding sequence ATGAAAAAAATAGAAGCAATTATCAGAAAATCAAAATTTATCGATGTAAAAGAAGCATTACATAATGTAGATGTAAACTTTTTCTCCTATTGGGATGTTACTGGATTGGGAAATGAAAAAGAAGCCCATGTGTATAGGGGTGTTAGCTATAGCACAACTGATATTCAACGTAGATACTTATCAATAGTGGTCAATGACGACTTTGAAAAAATCACCATCAATGCCATACTCAAATCGGCAGCAACGGGAGAAGTTGGCGATGGTAAAATTTTCGTATCGGACATAACCGAATGCTATCGTATTAGAACTGGAGAAAAAGGTGGTGAAACTTTAAAGAAAATATCAAAATAA
- a CDS encoding TorF family putative porin — MENYSKLKNITYGKKILFIFLFLSGLILFAQKEASLVKPSKIDIGVGLQSRYIWRGLQLGGNSPSIQPSVEFTAGKFILGAWGAYSTRGFNEFQEADLYVSYTPIEALSLTITDYFFPKEGAYNNYFEHGNNTGHVYEALISFNGTEKIPIGIILATNFAGAIKYDENESEKKAYSTYIEATYSKKVANTAYSIFAGAVFGDYNSYYLTDGSGFINLGLSATKEIKITDNFNLPINAALTFNPEQENIYLTFGCSL, encoded by the coding sequence ATGGAAAATTACAGCAAATTAAAAAACATTACTTATGGTAAAAAAATACTGTTTATTTTTTTATTTCTATCAGGCTTAATTTTGTTTGCACAAAAAGAAGCATCTTTAGTAAAGCCCAGTAAAATTGATATTGGGGTCGGTTTACAATCTAGGTATATATGGAGAGGTCTACAATTAGGTGGAAACAGCCCTAGCATTCAACCGTCCGTTGAGTTTACAGCGGGTAAATTTATATTAGGAGCTTGGGGAGCGTACTCAACTAGAGGTTTTAATGAATTTCAAGAAGCCGATTTATATGTGTCGTATACTCCTATCGAAGCTCTATCGCTTACTATTACCGATTATTTCTTCCCAAAAGAAGGTGCTTATAATAATTATTTCGAACACGGTAACAATACCGGACACGTTTACGAAGCACTTATTTCTTTTAACGGAACTGAAAAAATCCCCATAGGTATAATACTGGCAACAAACTTTGCAGGAGCTATTAAATATGATGAAAATGAGTCCGAAAAAAAAGCATATTCCACATATATAGAAGCAACTTATTCAAAAAAAGTGGCTAACACTGCGTACAGCATATTTGCTGGAGCAGTTTTTGGCGATTATAACAGTTATTACCTAACGGACGGTTCTGGATTCATCAATCTCGGACTAAGTGCTACCAAAGAAATAAAAATTACGGACAATTTCAACTTGCCCATAAATGCGGCATTAACATTCAATCCTGAACAAGAAAATATATACTTGACGTTTGGATGCTCACTTTAA
- a CDS encoding tRNA pseudouridine synthase A, with product MQFQQTYIVTIQFLGFRFHGWQKQTNVKTVHEMVDKTLSFVFSHKNYKTLGVGRTDSKVSANSYVFQLFVDEEIDEISFLADLNSNFPSDIKGLSIEKTSNDFNIIQHPKIKEYLYFFSFGKKNHPFAAPFIVGIEEDLNIELMKQGAQLFEGENYFHKYCTEPSTNTTFKRIIDCCEIVENAVYTANFFPEKSYYLRVKGSGFLRYQIRLMMGVLFQLGKREIDLEFIKQSLLENNDCKPLPTIAPSSGLQLYEVLIKHKEFL from the coding sequence ATGCAATTTCAACAAACCTATATAGTTACTATTCAGTTTTTAGGCTTTCGTTTTCATGGCTGGCAAAAACAAACCAATGTCAAAACCGTTCATGAAATGGTGGACAAAACACTGTCCTTTGTTTTTAGTCACAAAAATTATAAGACCCTAGGTGTAGGAAGAACAGATTCAAAAGTTTCAGCAAATAGCTATGTTTTTCAACTTTTTGTGGATGAGGAGATTGATGAAATTTCTTTTTTGGCGGATTTAAACTCAAATTTTCCGTCAGATATTAAAGGACTATCAATTGAAAAAACCTCAAATGATTTTAATATCATTCAACATCCGAAAATCAAGGAGTATTTGTATTTCTTTTCTTTTGGTAAAAAGAATCATCCATTTGCCGCTCCTTTTATTGTGGGCATAGAGGAAGACCTAAATATTGAACTAATGAAGCAAGGGGCACAGCTATTTGAAGGTGAAAATTATTTCCATAAGTATTGTACAGAACCTTCAACCAATACTACTTTTAAACGAATTATTGACTGCTGTGAAATAGTTGAGAATGCTGTTTATACCGCTAATTTTTTTCCCGAAAAGAGCTATTATTTGCGTGTAAAGGGGAGCGGGTTTTTACGCTATCAAATCAGATTGATGATGGGCGTGTTGTTTCAACTGGGGAAAAGGGAAATTGATTTGGAATTTATAAAGCAATCACTTTTAGAAAACAATGACTGTAAACCACTACCTACTATTGCACCGAGTTCAGGGTTGCAGTTGTATGAGGTATTAATAAAACATAAGGAATTCTTATAA
- a CDS encoding FKBP-type peptidyl-prolyl cis-trans isomerase, with protein MKKTRFILLVILIFIGINSCKEKQTVETTNLKNEYIKTASGLQYKILKEGKGLKAKIGDEVLLYETTSYQDGTELYSNENSENPIKVKIGANRVTKGIDEGLRGMQSGEIRLLIAPHHLVKRKFYPDNISPDSTLVIKLIVDKIIIKH; from the coding sequence ATAAAAAAAACAAGATTTATTCTACTAGTAATACTCATATTTATTGGGATTAATAGTTGTAAAGAAAAGCAGACAGTAGAAACAACAAATCTTAAAAACGAGTATATAAAAACTGCATCTGGGCTACAGTATAAAATTCTGAAAGAAGGTAAGGGCCTCAAAGCTAAAATCGGTGATGAGGTATTGTTGTACGAAACTACCAGTTATCAAGATGGAACTGAGCTATACTCAAATGAAAATTCCGAGAATCCTATAAAAGTTAAAATCGGTGCTAACCGAGTTACAAAAGGGATTGATGAGGGGTTACGCGGAATGCAATCTGGAGAAATCCGTTTATTGATTGCTCCGCATCATTTGGTAAAAAGAAAGTTTTATCCTGATAATATATCTCCTGACTCTACCCTTGTCATAAAGTTGATAGTAGATAAAATAATAATCAAGCATTGA
- a CDS encoding peroxiredoxin-like family protein, whose protein sequence is MKNFAIVLTLLFSIHTFSQIDNEHLEVGDDAPLIAGVDQFDNEISSADILKDNKIILVFYRGNWCPYCKKHLKTLEENLDALTEKGYAVVVVTPEKVEKTKETAKNLGSTFSILHDVDNTIMENYKVAFEVNEKSVPKYFSATQKRLAEYNVENNNVLPVPATYIIDKEGKIEFVHYDPNYSKRFDITELLE, encoded by the coding sequence ATGAAAAACTTTGCAATAGTACTTACTTTATTATTTTCAATTCACACATTTTCTCAAATTGATAATGAGCACTTAGAAGTGGGTGATGACGCTCCTTTAATTGCGGGAGTTGACCAGTTTGATAATGAAATTAGTTCTGCAGATATATTAAAAGACAATAAAATTATACTTGTTTTTTACAGAGGTAATTGGTGTCCCTATTGTAAAAAGCATTTAAAAACATTAGAAGAAAACTTAGATGCCTTAACTGAAAAGGGGTATGCCGTTGTTGTAGTAACTCCTGAAAAAGTAGAGAAGACAAAAGAAACAGCGAAAAACCTAGGCAGTACGTTTTCTATTTTACATGATGTTGATAACACCATAATGGAGAATTATAAAGTGGCATTTGAAGTCAATGAAAAAAGCGTACCCAAGTATTTTAGTGCTACACAAAAAAGATTAGCGGAATACAATGTCGAAAACAACAATGTATTGCCAGTACCTGCAACTTATATTATAGATAAAGAAGGTAAAATTGAATTTGTACATTATGACCCTAACTATTCTAAAAGATTTGATATTACTGAATTGTTGGAATAA
- a CDS encoding family 10 glycosylhydrolase, with translation MSSTKRFLFQYILLFTTLSSLLVISCEPKHDKTVETRGVYGHPKPLWDKGYNLNDLGINAVFVHGGSVDKEMVDRATSEGMKVFAEYATLNGKNYVETHPEAWAINEKGEKVEAATWFMGVCPTEPGFREYRFKQLRDLLKFDLDGIFMDYVHWHAQFEDSNPILPETCFCDGCLRAFAKYSGLEIPDEIISKKSEWILNNHDEKWRNWRCKVIYDWTYEVKSIIKEIKPEVLLGLYHCPWDDEEFDGARRRILGLDYDLLKETVDVFSPMVYHAKMGREPDWVKENIEWFSNKLTIGKNSYPKIWPIIQAHNSPSVISNEDFETALMAGLAGKSTGVMMFTTSAVAEDEGKIEVMKRVYNKLKKKTKN, from the coding sequence ATGAGTTCAACAAAAAGATTCCTTTTCCAATATATTTTACTATTTACTACACTCTCCTCATTATTAGTAATATCCTGCGAACCAAAACATGATAAAACAGTTGAAACTAGAGGCGTTTATGGACATCCCAAACCATTATGGGATAAGGGATATAATCTTAATGACCTTGGAATTAATGCCGTTTTTGTTCATGGTGGATCAGTTGATAAAGAGATGGTTGATAGAGCTACGTCCGAGGGAATGAAGGTATTTGCTGAGTATGCCACATTAAACGGCAAAAATTATGTAGAAACACACCCTGAAGCCTGGGCAATAAATGAAAAAGGCGAAAAAGTAGAAGCTGCAACTTGGTTTATGGGAGTTTGTCCTACAGAACCAGGTTTCCGTGAATACCGTTTTAAGCAATTGCGAGATTTATTAAAGTTTGACCTTGATGGTATTTTCATGGATTACGTGCATTGGCATGCTCAATTTGAAGATTCTAACCCCATATTGCCCGAAACCTGTTTTTGTGATGGTTGCCTTAGAGCATTTGCAAAATATTCAGGTCTAGAAATACCAGACGAAATCATATCAAAGAAGTCAGAATGGATACTTAACAACCATGATGAAAAATGGCGTAACTGGCGATGCAAAGTAATTTATGATTGGACATATGAAGTAAAAAGTATTATAAAGGAAATTAAACCAGAGGTACTACTGGGATTATACCACTGCCCATGGGATGATGAAGAATTTGATGGTGCAAGACGTCGGATATTAGGTCTCGATTATGATTTATTAAAAGAAACCGTCGATGTGTTTTCTCCTATGGTCTATCACGCAAAAATGGGAAGAGAGCCCGATTGGGTAAAAGAAAATATAGAATGGTTTAGTAATAAATTAACTATTGGAAAAAATTCTTATCCCAAAATATGGCCTATCATTCAGGCACATAATAGTCCAAGTGTTATTTCCAATGAAGATTTTGAAACCGCCTTAATGGCCGGTTTGGCTGGAAAATCTACAGGAGTGATGATGTTTACAACTTCTGCAGTAGCAGAGGACGAAGGTAAAATAGAAGTTATGAAACGTGTTTATAACAAGTTAAAGAAAAAAACAAAAAACTAA